In Capricornis sumatraensis isolate serow.1 chromosome 16, serow.2, whole genome shotgun sequence, a genomic segment contains:
- the TTC36 gene encoding tetratricopeptide repeat protein 36, with translation MGTPNDQAVLQAIFNPDSPFGDIVGLDLGEEAEEEVDEDEVFPRSQLEQSKALELQAVIAAEAGDLSTALERFGQAINLLPERASAYNNRAQARRLQGDVAGALEDLERALALSGGRGRTARQGFVQRGLVARLQGRDDDARRDFERAARLGSPFARRQLVLLNPYAALCNRMLADVMGQLRRPRDGR, from the exons ATGGGGACTCCAAATGATCAGGCCGTCTTGCAGGCCATCTTCAACCCCGACTCCCCGTTTGGAGATATTGTTGGGTTGGACCtgggagaggaagcagaggaggaagTAGATGAAG ATGAAGTTTTCCCGAGATCGCAGCTGGAACAGTCCAAGGCCCTGGAGCTGCAGGCGGTGATCGCAGCCGAGGCTGGCGACCTTAGCACAGCCCTGGAGAGGTTTGGCCAAGCTATCAACCTATTGCCTGAGAGGGCCTCAGCCTACAATAACCGAGCCCAGGCCCGGCGTCTCCAAGGAGATGTGGCAG GCGCCCTGGAGGACCTGGAGCGCGCGCTGGCGCTGAGCGGCGGCCGGGGTCGCACCGCCCGCCAGGGCTTTGTGCAGCGCGGGCTCGTGGCGCGGCTGCAGGGCCGGGACGACGACGCCCGCAGAGACTTCGAGCGGGCGGCTAGGCTGGGCAGCCCGTTTGCGCGCCGTCAGCTGGTGCTGCTCAACCCGTACGCGGCGCTGTGCAACCGCATGCTGGCCGACGTGATGGGGCAGCTGCGCCGGCCCCGCGACGGGCGCTGA